The nucleotide sequence CCCTTCTACCGGTTTGACTGCTGATGAAGTGaacaagagaagaagaaagtaCGGTTTGAACCAGTTGGCTGATGAGTCTGAAAACATGTTTGTTAAATTCATCATGTTTTTCGTCGGTCCAATTCAATTCGTTATGGAAGCCGCTGCTGTTTTGGCTGCTGGTTTGGAAGATTGGGTTGATTTCGGTGTGATTTGTGgtttgttgatgttgaacgCCGCCGTTGGTTTCATTCAAGAATACCAAGCCGGTTCTATTGTcgaagaattgaagaagtcttTGGCTAACACTGCTTTTGTTATCAGAGATGGCTCCTTGGTTGAGGTGCAATCTTCTGAAATTGTGCCTGGTgatattttgcaattggAAGACGGTACCGTTATTCCAGCCGATGGTAGAATTGTGTCTGAAGACTGTTTCTTGCAAGTTGATCAATCTGCTATCACTGGTGAATCTATGGCTGTTGACAAGAAGCACGGTGATGCTTGttactcttcttccaccgTGAAGACCGGTGAAGCTTTCATGATTGTTTCTGCTACCGGTGACTCCACCTTTGTCGGTAGAGCCGCCGCTTTGGTTAACAAGGCTTCTGCTGGTACTGGTCACTTCACTGAAGTGTTGAACAGTATCGGTacgattttgttggttttggttATCGTTACTTTGTTGGTCGTGTGGACCGCCTGTTTCTACAGATCCGTGAGAATCGTGCAGATTTTGAGACACACTTtggccatcaccattgTGGGTGTGCCAGTTGGTTTGCCAGCTGttgtcaccaccaccatggCCGTCGGTGCTGCTTACTTGGCTAAGAAACAAGCtattgttcaaaaattgTCTGCCATTGAATCTTTGGCTGGTGTCGAAATCTTGTGTTCCGATAAAACCGGTACCTTGaccaagaacaagttgtctTTACACGAACCTTACActgttgaaggtgttgaagccGATGACTTGATGTTGACTGCTTGTTTGGCTGCCTCtagaaagaagaagggtTTGGATGCTATTGATAAGGctttcttgaagtctttgatcTCGTACCCAAGAGCTAAGAATGCTTTGACTAAGTACAAGGTTTTGGAATTCCAGCCTTTCGACCCTGTGTCCAAGAAGGTTACTGCTATTGTTGAATCTCCAGAAGGAGAAAGAATTGTTTGTGTTAAGGGTGCCCCATTGTTTGTTTTAAAGACCGTCGAAGATGACCACCCAATTCCTGAAGATATTCACGAAAACTACCAAAACACCGTTGCCGAATTTGCTTCCAGAGGTTTCAGATCTTTGGGTGTTGCTAGAAAGAGAGGTGAAGGACACTGGGAAATCTTGGGTATTATGCCATGTATGGATCCTCCAAGAGATGACACTGCTGCTACTGTTAACGAAGCTAGAAGTTTGGGTTTGAGAGTCAAGATGTTAACTGGTGATGCCGTTGGTATTGCTAAGGAAACTTGTAGACAATTGGGATTGGGTACCAACATTTACGATGCCGACAGATTGGGTCTTTCCGGTGGAGGTGACCTTGCTGGTTCTGAAATTGCTGACTTTGTTGAAAACGCTGACGGTTTCGCTGAAGTGTTCCCTCAACACAAGTACAATGCCGTTGAAATTTTACAATCTAGAGGTTACTTGGTTGCCATGACTGGTGATGGTGTTAACGATGCtccatctttgaagaaggcTGATACCGGTATTGCTGTCGAAGGTGCTACCGATGCTGCTAGATCTGCTGCTGATATTGTTTTCCTTGCCCCTGGTTTGTCTGCTATCATCGATGCTTTGAAGACCTCCAGACAAATTTTCCACAGAATGTACTCTTATGTTGTTTACCGTATTGCTTTGTCTTTGCACTTGGAAATtttcttgggtttgtggattgcTATCTTGAACGATTCTTTGGATATTAACTTGATTGTGTTTATTGCTATCTTTGCCGATGTGGCCACTTTGGCCATTGCTTATGACAATGCTCCTTACGACCCTAAACCTGTTAAGTGGAACACCCCAAGATTGTGGGGTATGTCCATCATCTTGGGAATCATTTTGGCTGTTGGTACTTGGATCACCTTGACCACCATGTTCATGAAGAAGAACGGGGAAATCCACGGTATTATCCAAAACTGGGGTGCCATTGACGGTATCTTGTTCTTGCAAATTTCCTTGACTGAAAACTGGTTGATTTTCATCACCAGAGCTCAAGGTCCATTCTGGTCCTCTGTTCCATCCTGGCAATTGTCTGGTGCTGTCTTAATTGTTGACATCATCGCTACTATGTTCACCTTGTTCGGTTGGTGGTCTCCAAGATGGACTGACATTGTTACTGTTGTCAGAACCTGGATCTGGTCTTTCGGTGTGTTCTGTGTCATGGGTGGTGCTTACTACTTGATGTCTGAATCCAGCGCCTTTGACGACTTCTGtaacagaagaaagacCAAGCCTACGCATGACTCTAGAGCTTTCGAAGATTTCTTAGTGTCCATGCAAAGAGTGTCTACTCAACACGAAAAGTCCACTTAAGAAGGTTCGGTTTAATGCTTGATATGTGAGCcattgggtttgtggttgtgCTATTGGCTGATGTGAGCTAAAGAGATTGTTATGTTATTTTGGGTATCtctgtgtttgtgtttgctGGTGGCTTGACTGCTTTTTCCAAGGCCTTTATTCCTGCTCGTTCTTTTGTGTTTTTTTCTCCTGCgactttggtggtaggCTGCAATTTTTATCATCCCATACGGATTCTGAGTTATGATTATAGAAATTTGCGGTTGATGGGTTGCGTCCTATACCTTTGTCGTTTCCATTCTTTTTTTATATTTATTTGATTCCCATCCCCATATTTTACGTTTTATAGTAATAGATAATAGTACTTTGGTTGTTTGTAGATTTaaggctgcaaaatttcCCTCGCGCTTTTACCACCTAATTGCCGAAGTTGCCATCACGTGGGAATACCCCCATTTTGTAAAGTTTGATGTTTGGTCTCCATCATACACTTGCTATAGTCAAGGTACTATCAATGATGACATTCCGGTCTCACATTCTTCTTGTAGTGGCAATGTTTGTAAATTGGTTAGCAGACTCTTTTGGTGCTCAGACGAACCGCAAATCGAAAAATTTTTCTCTGAGTTTCTCTCGAATCAAAATTGAACCAGGTTTTTTACTACGTCCTTTTAACTACTAAAAGTGATTTATCACATTTTTGCACTTCAGACCACTTGACTTCTTACTAGTCACGTTGCCCATCTGCCCCCACCGCATTCCCGGATCCCTGTTTGCAATCAGCAACCCTGATTTTCTCCCGTTCCGGTTTTCCACAGTCTTCCGTTCTTGATTCCCCACCAGAAACTGTTATTCACTTGTGAACAGTCTATAGGGTTTATTCGCCACTATTTGCTTGTTGCTGTTTCCTTTACTTTCTGCATAAAGAAGTGCctttgattcttcttttgtaCATTATTGTATATTACCTatcatcaaccacaaagaGATTCCACCCAAAAGGTGCCAAACCCCCAAAAAGCATTCCCCATATCCCAGTGTATTCTAGCTTCTATTCCCTCGCATTTCCGTCATGTCCGCTGCATCCAACAAAGAGTCTCTTCGTCCTGATGACCCATCCGCAACTAATTTGGGTATCAAATCCCGGTCTATTTCCGTCAACTCGACT is from Yamadazyma tenuis chromosome 6, complete sequence and encodes:
- the PMA1 gene encoding plasma membrane H+-ATPase (EggNog:ENOG503NUFA; COG:P), which codes for MSAATEPTKEKVDKALSDDEDEDIDQLIEDLQSVKAGLEESDDEVDEGSFKAVPDELLQTDPSTGLTADEVNKRRRKYGLNQLADESENMFVKFIMFFVGPIQFVMEAAAVLAAGLEDWVDFGVICGLLMLNAAVGFIQEYQAGSIVEELKKSLANTAFVIRDGSLVEVQSSEIVPGDILQLEDGTVIPADGRIVSEDCFLQVDQSAITGESMAVDKKHGDACYSSSTVKTGEAFMIVSATGDSTFVGRAAALVNKASAGTGHFTEVLNSIGTILLVLVIVTLLVVWTACFYRSVRIVQILRHTLAITIVGVPVGLPAVVTTTMAVGAAYLAKKQAIVQKLSAIESLAGVEILCSDKTGTLTKNKLSLHEPYTVEGVEADDLMLTACLAASRKKKGLDAIDKAFLKSLISYPRAKNALTKYKVLEFQPFDPVSKKVTAIVESPEGERIVCVKGAPLFVLKTVEDDHPIPEDIHENYQNTVAEFASRGFRSLGVARKRGEGHWEILGIMPCMDPPRDDTAATVNEARSLGLRVKMLTGDAVGIAKETCRQLGLGTNIYDADRLGLSGGGDLAGSEIADFVENADGFAEVFPQHKYNAVEILQSRGYLVAMTGDGVNDAPSLKKADTGIAVEGATDAARSAADIVFLAPGLSAIIDALKTSRQIFHRMYSYVVYRIALSLHLEIFLGLWIAILNDSLDINLIVFIAIFADVATLAIAYDNAPYDPKPVKWNTPRLWGMSIILGIILAVGTWITLTTMFMKKNGEIHGIIQNWGAIDGILFLQISLTENWLIFITRAQGPFWSSVPSWQLSGAVLIVDIIATMFTLFGWWSPRWTDIVTVVRTWIWSFGVFCVMGGAYYLMSESSAFDDFCNRRKTKPTHDSRAFEDFLVSMQRVSTQHEKST